In the Phaeobacter piscinae genome, GTACTGGATCGCGCTGGCCGTAGTCTGGTCCTCCGCCAGCCATTGGGTGATGGGGGTGCCGTTTGACATGGTCTATCGCGCCCGCAAGCAAGGCGGGCAGGCTGCGCTGGATCTGGAGGCCATTGCCCGCGTCAATGTGAACCGGATGATGTATATCACTGAGGTGTCGGGCCATTGGGTTCTGGGGATGACCTGCTTTGTGCTCGCGATGCTGGGGATGCTGGGCTTCTACTACGGGGTGGAATTTGCCCAAGCGGTGTTTCTTCTGGCCTTTCCCATGGCGATCGTCGGCCTAATTAACTGGAGCTCGGCGCGTCGCATCCATCGCGAGGGGCTGGCGGGGGAGGCCCTGGCCCGGCAACTGACCATCACCCGGTTGTTCATCCAGCTGGTGGGTATGGTCGCGATTTTTGTGACCGCGCTCTGGGGCATGTATCAGAACCTGCAGATCGGGTTCCTCGGCTAATTGCCTGCGGGCAGACGACGAAAGAGAGACAGAGATGGCGCAACGGGCAATCACCGCAGGCGGCGCACCAGAGGGTTTTGATGCGCGGCTGATCCTGAAGGAAGCCGCAAGCAGCGATGCGCCGGTGGTGCATGTCGCACGGGATGACAAGCGAATGGAGGCGACGCGGGCGGCGTTGGCTTTCTTTGCGCCGGATATGCCTGTGATCAGCTTTCCGGGTTGGGATTGCCTGCCCTATGACCGGGTGTCCCCCAATGCCGATATCGCCGCCGCGCGGATGGCCACGCTGGCGGCGCTGGTGCATCAGATGCCGGGGCAGTTTGTGCTGCTGACTACGCTCAATGCGGCCACTCAGCGTGTCCCTGCGCGCCAGGTTCTGAAGGATGCCGCCTTTGTGGCGGAGGTGGATCGACGTATCGATGAGGAGGCGCTGCGCAGCTACCTGACGCGGATGGGCTTCACCAAGAGCCCGACGGTGATGGAGCCGGGCGATTTTGCCGTGCGGGGCGGGATCATTGATATCTTTCCTCCCGGGCAGAGCGGCCCGGTGCGGCTGGATCTTTTTGGTGATGTGCTGGATGGAGCGCGGCGGTTTGATCCGGCGACCCAGCGGACCACGGAGAAGCTGTCGATTGTCGAGCTGGCGCCGGTTTCCGAGGTGATTTTGGACGAGGCCGCGGTAACCCGGTTCCGGCAGAACTATCGGATCGAGTTTGGCGCGGCGGGCACGGATGATCCGCTGTATGAGGCGGTGTCTGCAGGGCGGAAATACCAGGGCATCGAACATTGGTTGCCGTTTTTCCATGATCGGCTGGAGACGTTGTTTGACTATCTGCCGCAGGCCACAGTGACTCTGGACGATCAGGTGACGCCCGCCCGATTGGCGCGCTGGGACAGCATCGTGGATCAGTATGAGACCCGCAAGATTGCGATGGCGCAAAAGGGGCGGATGGACACGGTCTACAAACCTGTGCCGCCGGGGTTGCTTTATCTTGATGACGCATCTTGGGAGGCGGCAATCGGGGATCATCGGGTGATCCAGTTCCATCCGCTGCCACAGGCCAGCGAGCCGGGTGTGATTGATGCGGGGGGGCGGATAGGGCGTAATTTTTCTCCTGAACGACAGCTGGAAAGTGTCAGCCTTTTCAAATCTCTGGCGGATCACATTAAAGCACGGATGCAGGTGGGACCGGTTGTGGTCGCCTCCTATTCCGAGGGCGCACGGGAGCGGTTGACCGGTCTGATTGAGGATGAGGGCCTGGCGGAGGTCATCGCGATCAAGGACGGAACCCGGATTGGCAAATCCGGTCTGCATCTGGCAGTCTGGGCGCTGGAACATGGGTTTGAGACCGATGATCTGACGGTGATTTCCGAACAGGATGTGCTGGGGGATCGGCTGATCCGCGCGCCAAAGAAACGCCGCAAGGCGGAGAATTTCCTGACCGAGACACAATCGCTCAGCCCCGGCGATCTGGTGGTGCATGTGGACCACGGGATTGGCCGCTACAAGGGGCTTGAGGTTGTCACTGCCGCAGGCGCTGCGCATGAATGCATCCTGCTGGAATATGCAGAGCAATCAAAGCTGTACCTGCCGGTTGAAAATATTGAGCTGCTGTCCAAATACGGCCATGACGAGGGTCTTCTGGACCGTCTGGGCGGCGGTGCCTGGCAGGCCAAAAAGGCAAAGCTGAAGGAGCGGATCCGCGAGATGGCGGATCGGCTGATCCGGGTCGCCGCAGAGCGCGCGCTGCGCAAGGCGCCGATGATGGATCCACCGCCGCATGCCTGGGAAGAATTCTCCGCCCGCTTCCCCTATCAGGAAACCGACGATCAGCTGCGCGCGATTGGCGAAGTGATGGAGGACCTGCAATCCGGCTCTCCCATGGATCGGCTGATCTGCGGTGATGTCGGTTTTGGCAAGACTGAGGTTGCGATGCGCGCTGCCTTCATTGCGGCGATGTCCGGTGTACAGGTCGCGATTGTTGCGCCCACCACGTTGCTTGCCCGTCAGCATGCGGCGGCCTTCGCGCAGCGGTTTCGCGGGTTTCCTTTGGAAGTCAGGCAGTTGTCGCGGTTTGTTACTGCAAAGGAAGCCGCCAAAACCCGCGAGGGTATGGCCAAAGGGACCATTGATATTGTCGTTGGCACCCATGCTTTGCTGGCAAAATCCGTCCGGTTCCAGAACCTCGGCCTGCTGATTATCGACGAGGAACAGCATTTCGGTGTCGCCCATAAGGAACGGCTAAAGCAGATGCGCAGCGACATCCACGTGCTGACGCTGACCGCAACGCCAATCCCGCGAACGCTGCAATTGAGCCTGACTGGCGTGCGGGATCTCTCCATCATCGGCACCCCGCCGGTGGACCGTCTGGCCATCCGCACCTATGTGAGCGAGTTTGATGCGGTCACCATCCGAGAAGCCCTGCTGCGGGAGCATTATCGCGGCGGGCAGAGTTTCTATGTGGTGCCGCGCATCACCGATCTGCCGGACGTTGAGGCCTTCCTGCAGGAGCAGCTGCCCGAACTGTCCTATGTCGTCGCCCATGGTCAATTGGCGGCGGGCGATCTGGATGACCGGATGAATGCCTTTTACGATGGCAAATTCGACATTCTGCTGGCCACAACAATTGTCGAATCCGGTCTGGATATCCCGACCGCCAACACGATGGTGGTGCATCGCGCGGATATGTTCGGTCTGGCGCAGCTTTATCAGATCCGGGGCCGCGTGGGGCGGTCAAAAACGCGCGCCTATGCGTATCTCACCACCAAGCCCCGTGTGCGGCTGACGCCCGGTGCGGAAAAACGTCTGCGCGTGCTGGGATCGCTGGATACGTTGGGGGCAGGGTTCTCGCTGGCCTCGCAGGATCTGGATATTCGCGGGGCGGGCAATCTCCTGGGTGAAGAGCAATCCGGCCAGATGCGCGATGTGGGCTATGAGCTTTATCAATCCATGCTGGAAGAGGCGATTGCCAAGATCAAATCTGGTGAGCTGGAAGGCCTGTCCGGCAGCGATGACCAATGGGCGCCGCAGATCAACCTTGGCGTACCTGTGTTGATCCCGGAGAATTACGTGCCGGATCTGGATGTGCGTCTGGGTCTTTATCGACGGCTCTCGGATTTGAGCAGCAAGGTGGAGCTGGAAGGTTTTGCCGCGGAGCTGATCGACCGTTTTGGGCCGCTGCCCAAAGAGGTTAACACGCTGATGCTGGTGGTGCGGATCAAGGCGATGTGCAAACGCGCCGGGATCGCCAAGCTAGACGGTGGGCCAAAAGGTGCAACCATTCAGTTCCACAATGATAAATTCGCCTCACCGCAGGGTTTGGTGGAATTCATTCAGGCGCAGGACGGTCTGGCCAAGGTGAAGGACAACAAGATTGTCGTACGCCGTGACTGGAAGAAAGACAGCGACAAGATCAAAGGTGCCTTTGCCATCGCGCGGGATCTGGCTGAAAAGGTTGTTGCCGAAAAGAAGAAAGCCAAGGCGAAGGCGAAATCTGGTTGAATAGGCTGACGCGCTGGACATGAAAAAGCCCCTCCAACTGCTTGGAGGGGCTTTGTTTTCTATCGTGATATGCGGGGTTACTCCGCCGCCACCCGGTTTTCGACCCGTGCCATATGCACCATGATGGCGTAGCCTGCGACCACCATCAGCAGGATCGCCCCAGTGAGTGGCGCAATGGAGCCATCAAACAACAGACCCACCGTCGCGGCAGCTGCGGCGGCAAACACCGTGGACACACCACCCACGATAGAGGCGGCCATGCCTGCGATATGGCCCATCGGCTCCATCGCCATGGCGTTGAGGTTGCCAAGCGTCAGACCGGCCATGAAAAACACGCTGGTCTGCCAGGCCACAAACAGCCCGAACATAAGATCTCCGGAAAGTGGAAATGTCTCGAGGCTCAGCATGAGGGTTGAGAAGATGATCTGCCCCCCCAGTGCCCAGGACACCATACGCCGCATGCCAAGGCGCACCACAAGCGACGCGTTGATGAGGCTGCTGCTGCCCGACATGATGGCTATGAAACCAAACCAGAACGGGAAACTGGCTGCGCGATCAAAGACCACATCGTAGATGGGCTGAACCAATGTGATCATGCAAAACAGCATCGCAAGACAGAAACATTGCACCATCATCGACAGCCGAACCGTGGGATGCCGCAGCATCTCGATCAGGGCTGCCTTAAGATTTGGCAGGCGAAACGGGCGGCGGTTTTCGACG is a window encoding:
- the mfd gene encoding transcription-repair coupling factor yields the protein MAQRAITAGGAPEGFDARLILKEAASSDAPVVHVARDDKRMEATRAALAFFAPDMPVISFPGWDCLPYDRVSPNADIAAARMATLAALVHQMPGQFVLLTTLNAATQRVPARQVLKDAAFVAEVDRRIDEEALRSYLTRMGFTKSPTVMEPGDFAVRGGIIDIFPPGQSGPVRLDLFGDVLDGARRFDPATQRTTEKLSIVELAPVSEVILDEAAVTRFRQNYRIEFGAAGTDDPLYEAVSAGRKYQGIEHWLPFFHDRLETLFDYLPQATVTLDDQVTPARLARWDSIVDQYETRKIAMAQKGRMDTVYKPVPPGLLYLDDASWEAAIGDHRVIQFHPLPQASEPGVIDAGGRIGRNFSPERQLESVSLFKSLADHIKARMQVGPVVVASYSEGARERLTGLIEDEGLAEVIAIKDGTRIGKSGLHLAVWALEHGFETDDLTVISEQDVLGDRLIRAPKKRRKAENFLTETQSLSPGDLVVHVDHGIGRYKGLEVVTAAGAAHECILLEYAEQSKLYLPVENIELLSKYGHDEGLLDRLGGGAWQAKKAKLKERIREMADRLIRVAAERALRKAPMMDPPPHAWEEFSARFPYQETDDQLRAIGEVMEDLQSGSPMDRLICGDVGFGKTEVAMRAAFIAAMSGVQVAIVAPTTLLARQHAAAFAQRFRGFPLEVRQLSRFVTAKEAAKTREGMAKGTIDIVVGTHALLAKSVRFQNLGLLIIDEEQHFGVAHKERLKQMRSDIHVLTLTATPIPRTLQLSLTGVRDLSIIGTPPVDRLAIRTYVSEFDAVTIREALLREHYRGGQSFYVVPRITDLPDVEAFLQEQLPELSYVVAHGQLAAGDLDDRMNAFYDGKFDILLATTIVESGLDIPTANTMVVHRADMFGLAQLYQIRGRVGRSKTRAYAYLTTKPRVRLTPGAEKRLRVLGSLDTLGAGFSLASQDLDIRGAGNLLGEEQSGQMRDVGYELYQSMLEEAIAKIKSGELEGLSGSDDQWAPQINLGVPVLIPENYVPDLDVRLGLYRRLSDLSSKVELEGFAAELIDRFGPLPKEVNTLMLVVRIKAMCKRAGIAKLDGGPKGATIQFHNDKFASPQGLVEFIQAQDGLAKVKDNKIVVRRDWKKDSDKIKGAFAIARDLAEKVVAEKKKAKAKAKSG
- a CDS encoding MFS transporter, producing MTKDIQISMSKAEFIALIAMMFATVAFSIDAMLPALPEIGQTLSSDNPNRAQLVIATFALGMGIGTFFTGPLSDAFGRRTVIFAAAGLYIAAALVAYASSSIEMLLLSRVVMGLGAAGPRVVALAIVRDLYSGREMARMMSIAMLIFTLVPAIAPMMGAGIIVLTSWRGIFLAFALFAVIIVLWMGLRLPEPLPVENRRPFRLPNLKAALIEMLRHPTVRLSMMVQCFCLAMLFCMITLVQPIYDVVFDRAASFPFWFGFIAIMSGSSSLINASLVVRLGMRRMVSWALGGQIIFSTLMLSLETFPLSGDLMFGLFVAWQTSVFFMAGLTLGNLNAMAMEPMGHIAGMAASIVGGVSTVFAAAAAATVGLLFDGSIAPLTGAILLMVVAGYAIMVHMARVENRVAAE